The nucleotide sequence ACTACAACAGCACAAGGAAAAGAACTACTTTTACAGTATCAGTCCCCCGGTTTCAAGTCCCTTTTCAACGAACCCTTCTTACCAGGAGATGCCCCATGATCGATACCATAAGTCTGTGTCTGCTTATTCTGCTCCCCTTCTTCGCTGCCTCTTCCTCTACCTCTATCGCTGCCATGCCTGAAAAAAATGCCCAAGAGATTGTCTCCACCCTTGCTGACCAAACCTCTGTTGCCGTCACTATCTATAATCAGGACCTGGCCCTGATCAGGGATGCCCGGGAGATCAGCCTGAAACCAGGTCCACAGACCCTGGCCTTTCGTGAGGTCAGTGCCAAGATTCGTCCCCAGACCGCCCTGTTGGCAGCTCAGGGCCTCCATATCTTGGAGCAAAATTTTGAATATGACCTGCTCAGCCCGCAATCTCTGCTGGAAAAATATATCGGCCAAAAGGTCATGCTGGTCAAGACCCATCCTACCACAGGAGAAGAAAGCGAGCAGGAGGCCACGGTCCTCAGTAGCGGCAGCGGCACGGTCCTCCGGGTCGGGGACCATATCGAATCCGGCATTCCAGGCCGCCTGATCTTTCCCGCTGTCCCGGCAAACCTCCGCGACCGCCCGACCCTGACCATGCTGGTGGACAACAAGGCCAGCAAGGCCCAGCCGGTGGTTCTCAGCTACCTGACGGGTGGACTCTCCTGGCAGGCTGACTATGTGGCGGAACTCGGGGAAGACGACACCACCCTTGATCTCAATGGCTGGGTCACCCTGAAGAACGAGAGTGGTGCCACCTACGCGAATGCTCAGCTCAAGCTGGTTGCCGGTGATGTGAACCGGGTTCGGGAAAACATGCACCCCTTGAGGATGTCGCGGGGGACCGTTCTTACAGAGTCTGCAATGGACACTAGCATGGCGGAAGAATCCATGTTTGAATACCATCTCTACACCCTGGCCCGCCCCACCACCATCAAGGAAAAACAGTCCAAGCAGGTCGCCCTGCTCCAGGCCAACGGCGTGCAGGTACAGAAAGAGTTTGTCCTGGACGGGCAGAATTATTATTACAGCAACAAGGCCGGAGACCTGGGAAAAAAGATAAAGGTCGGGGTCTTTGTTGAGCTGAAAAACAGCAAGGAGGCGGGCATTGGCCAGCCCCTGCCCGCTGGTATTATGCGGGTCTATAAGAAGGACAGCTCTGGTAGCCTCCAATTTGTCGGTGAGGATCGGATCGACCATACCCCGGAAAACGAGACCGTTCGCCTGAAACTTGGTGAGGCCTTTGATGTGACCGCAGATAAGAAGCAAACAGACTTTAAAAAGCTCTCTGGCTTCAGCCGTTATAATTACGTCTATGAGAGCGCCTTTGAGATGGTCCTGAAAAACGCCAAGGAGGAAGCTGTCACGGTCCGGGTCCAGGAGCCAGTCCCCGGAGATTGGGAGATCATCGAGGAATCAGCTCCCCATGTCAAGGAAAGTTCCAGCGCGGCGGTCTGGCAGCTCAAGGTGGAACCGAAATCCAGCACCACCCTGACTTGGCGGGTCAAGGTAAAGTATTAGTTGTCCATGAATACGGTTATTGTCATTCCGGTCTTTAATGAGGCCCAGGCAGTGGGTCAGGTCATCGAGGATGTCCGGGCCCATGGTTTTCCCCATATCATCGTGGTGGACGACGGCAGTGCCGATGAGAGCTGGTGCATGGCCTCGGCCCATGACGCCCTGACCCTCCGCCTCAAGGTGAATCGTGGCAAGGGGGCAGCGGTCAAGACCGGCATCATGGCGGCCAATCTGCTCAATGCAGATGTGGTGGTGACCATGGACGGAGATGGCCAGCACGATCCCGCAGATATCCTGCCCTTGATCACCCCGATCCTTGAGGGCAAGAGCGATGTGGTGCTCGGCTCCCGCCTCCTCCAGCGGGAGGAGATGCCCCGGATCAAGGTGGTCGCCAACAGCATCGGCAACTTCTTTACCTGGCTCTTCTATGGCCTGCTGGTCTCGGACAGCCAGTCCGGCTTTCGCGCCTATTCCCGCTATGCGGCCCTGATCATCGATACCAAGGCGGATAAGTATGAATACGACAGCAAGGTGATCCGGGAGATCAAGAATAACCGCCTCCGCTTCACCGAGGTTCCGGTGCATACCCGGTATACCGATTACTCCAAGGGCAAGAAGACCAAGCAGGGCTTTCTCAACGGCCTGGTGACCCTGTACCGAATGGTTTGGAAGCTGGTTGCCTGAAGATTGCCTAAGATGAACAAACTCTTCACCCCAACCACCATCAATAGCCTCTCCCTCAAAAACAGATTTATCAGAGCAGCCACCTGGGAAGGGCTCGCCACCCCGGAAGGCGCTGTCACCCCACAGCTTATCGACAGGATGGTCATGCTTGCCCAAGGTGGCGTTGGTCTGATCATAAGCAGCCACGCCTATGTTGCCAAGGAAGGCCAGGGAACACCCTGGCAACTGGGAGTCCACGAAGACGGCCTTGTGAACGGCCTCAAAGAGCTCACCACCGCTGTCCATAAAAACGGGGGCAAGATCATCCTGCAACTTGCCCATGCTGGCCAATACGCAGCAACGGAGCTCACCAAACTTCCCGCCTTATCCGTCTCCCCTCTTCCCTCCTCAACAGACGTCCCGTACAAGGAAATAACCCAGGAAGACATCGCGGCCCTTATCATTGCTTATGCCCAGGCCGCCCAACGAGCAAAGGCCGTAGGCTTTGACGGTGTTCAGCTCCACGCTGCCCACGGCTACCTCTTGAGCCAGTTTTTATCCCCTGCCTTTAATCAACGCACTGATGCATACGGCGGTGACATCGCGAACCGGGCACGCATACATGGTGAAATTCTGCAGACAATCCGGGAGACAGTGGGCAAGGACTACCCCATCTTTATCAAACTGAACTGTGCTGACTTTATCGAAAACGGCCTGGAAGCAGACGACTCCCTCCAAGCGGCGAAGATCTTCGCAGATGCTGGTGCAGATGCCATTGAAGTCAGTGGCGGCATCATCCGCACTGGCAAGCTCTCGCCCAGCAGACCCGGCATCAGCACCCAGGAGAAAGAGGCCTATTTCAGAGAATATGCGCAATGCTTCAAGGCAGAGCTCACAATTCCCCTCATCCTGGTCGGCGGCATCAAATCCCTTGAGGTTGCCTCGGGCATTGTCTCGGAAGGGACTGCCGATTATATCTCCCTGAGCAGGGCCCTGATCAGGGAACCAGCCCTGGTCCTTCGCTGGCAGAACGGAGATCTCCGACCTGCACAATGCCGATCAGACAACCTCTGTTTCACCCCTGGTTTTGAGGGTAAGGGCGTCTCCTGTGTTACCAAGGAGCTGGAGAAGAAAAAAATCTCTGCATCACAGCTCAAAAGCGAGTACAGTTAAGGGGCTACGGTGTAACGTGAAAGGGGAAGCACTGCTTCACGACAAAGCCCCTTACCGCTGACTGAAGCCCTTGGGCTCCCGCAATATGAAAAATCCTTCTGGAGACCATCTCATGAACAATCGGATCAAACCAGAAGCAGAGCAGGATATATTGGAGCATAAACCGACCTGTGAAGAGTTGGCAAGACCGGTTCGCGAGCTCGAACAGGCGGAACAGGAGCTCAGCAAGAGGGAGCAACACTATTGCGTTTTTCATTAATGCTATATTCTTGTGAATATAAAACAAGACACCCAAAAAAGAGAATAAGAAGGTATAGCGTTCCGATGCTCCCAATCCTGTTACGCCTGAAAAACTTCTTCAAACAGCACCTACTCATTATCCTTGGCTGGTTCTTTGTCCTCTTAGGGATTATTGGTATCCTGCTTCCCGTACTCCCCACCACGCCATTTTTACTCCTCGCCTCTGCGCTCTTCTCCAAAAGCTCACCAAGGTTTCACCGAATGCTCCTGAATAACGCCTGGTTCGGCCCCATCATCCAGCAATGGGAAGCGAACAAGACCTTATCACGAAAAATTAAATACAGGGCTTCCTTCCTGATTATTTCAATCTTTTCAATATCCATCGTCTGCCTGGAAAAGAAGTTACATCTCCAGCTCTTATTAATCGGGATCGCTTTCGCCCTTCTTTTCTTTCTCTGGCGAATCAGGGAACAGCCTGAGTAGCTATTACTATCAATGAAGAATACGCTCAAAATCAAGCGAGAATATTGGCCTGAAATAACCAATGAGCCTCACTTTATAGTTGAGTTAATCTATGAAGGTTGCAACATCAGTTATGACGATATCTATTTCAGCGACCTCAATAATATTATCGATAAATTAGACACATTAGAAAAAAACAGGAAAGGGAGCGTTAAGCTTGATGGTGGACATCGTTTTGTAGCGATACTGGAAGCTACTGCAACGGGAGGAATCACGATACATTTTCAAGCAGAATCTTTTCCCCCAATCTTCCCAGGTGAACTCAAACTAAAAGGCTATTTTATAGTTGAAGGAGAATATACTCCAATAATTTGTGGGGATCTTATTAAGTTATTCAAGGAGGGAAAAGAGTTTCACATATAACCTATCCCTCCTGCTAATAACGCAATCAACTTAAAAAAACAACAATTTTTCAAGAAAGAGAGAAAGCATGCCAAGTGGTATCTTTGCAATACTAGACGACATAGCCATGCTGCTGGACGATGCCTCTGCCATGAGCAAGATAGCAGCCAAGAAGACAGCGGGCATCCTGGGCGATGACCTGGCCGTGAATGCGGAAAAGGCAACCGGCTTCCAGGCCTCGCGGGAACTCCCGGTCATCTGGGCCATCACCAAGGGCTCCCTGCTTAATAAAATCATTATCTTGCCAGCCGCCCTCCTCCTGAGTACCTATATGGATTGGCTCATCGTCCCTATTCTTCTCCTGGGCGGAGCCTACCTCTGCTTTGAAGGAGCAGAAAAAATGTATGAGTGGCTGGCCCATCGTTTTGCCAAAAATGCGCATGGAGATGCTTCCCATCCCTCCTCGACAAAAAAACTCTCTGAAAAAGAAAAAATACGTTCTGCTGTCAGGACAGATTTCATTCTTTCCATAGAAATCATCGTTATCGCCCTGGAATCAGTAATGGACCAGCAACTGGTCATGCAGCTTTTGGTGGTGAGTTTCATCGCCTTATTAGCCACGGTGGGTGTCTATGGTCTTGTTGCTTTGTTGGTTAAGCTTGACGACATGGGGTTTTATCTGGTTCAGTATGCACAGTCAATAACGGGATTGCTGTCCACACTCCTTACCAAGGTGGGCAAGCTTCTCATAGCCTCACTCCCGAAGCTCATCAGGTTGCTCGAATTTGTGGGCACCATCGCCATGCTGCTCGTGGGCGGAGGCATGTACGTACATAATATTGCAGTGGTGCATGCTGGACTCCATTTCATGCCAACCATGCTTGCCAGCCTTGTGGCAGGCTTGGTGGTTGGTTCTGTTGTCCTGTTCATTCTCCACTTTGCCCCAAAAATAAAGAAAAAATGAAGATACACCTTTATCAGGTTGTTGTTGTCGGCATATCCTCAGTGATGCTCTACCTGGGCATCAAAGAGTTTATCAATCGGGAAACCGGCCAGACCCTCCTGAAACTCTTTGTCCGCCTGACGGTCTGGGGCGGAATGGGCCTGATTGCTATCTACCCTGACTTCACCCTGATCATCGCCCGGATCATGGGGGTGGTGGATAACTTTAATGCCGTTGTTCTTATGGGCTTTTTAATGGTTTTCCTGATGCTCTTCAAGTTGCTCTCAGCAATCGAGAAGATCGAACAAAACGTCTCAGAGATCACCCGAAAAGAGGCCCTGCATGCGGCCCATGAACGTATTGAGGCGTTGCGCAAAGAGATTAAGGCGCAGAAGGAAAACGAAAATACAGGACAACAGAAAACGTAAACGAAACATCTCATAGATCTTAACCTGCTTAAGCTACTTTACGCTGTATTATGCTGAACAGAAGCAGACTGTACATCTCCACCTAACCCACACACCATACCACAACCGGAGGACACAAGATGATTGATCGAAGAGAGTTCCTGAAGACCACCGCTGTTGCCGCTTCTGCTGTTGCCGTCACCTCAGGCTCCAAGGTTTTTGCTGGCGAGACAGCAGCATCCCATGCCGGAATCGTGTACACAGAAAAAGAGCAGGGGCAATGGGAGGGCAAGGCAGGCAGCCATGCGCCCAAGGTCACCGTGGCAGAGGGCAAGGTTTCTGTTACGACAGAGCATCCCATGACTGAACCGCATTTCATCGTTCGCCATACGGTTGTGCTTGAGGATGGCAAGGTTATCGGCGGCAAAACATTCACCCATGCTGACAAACCGGAATCAAGCTTTGACCTGCCAGCAGGCTATACAGGGAAAGCCTGTGCCACCAGCTTCTGTAACCTGCACGATCTCTGGGTAACCGAATTCACGGTCTGACCCTGAATCTCCAGCAACCATCCGCTTTCGGCAGGAGAACAGAGAACATGGCGTTATCCTGCCGTTTATCCCCATGAAGCGTTTTCTTCTTGTTTTCTTTTCCACCACTGCCCTCTTGCTGGCAGTGTACCTTGTTCTATTTCATTCGCAAAAGAACAAAGATCCTCTTGGCAAAATCACCCTGGAGGCTATACAACAGGTTCATAAGCACAACCTTATCGCTA is from Candidatus Electrothrix sp. GW3-4 and encodes:
- a CDS encoding desulfoferrodoxin family protein; its protein translation is MIDRREFLKTTAVAASAVAVTSGSKVFAGETAASHAGIVYTEKEQGQWEGKAGSHAPKVTVAEGKVSVTTEHPMTEPHFIVRHTVVLEDGKVIGGKTFTHADKPESSFDLPAGYTGKACATSFCNLHDLWVTEFTV
- a CDS encoding DUF2304 family protein, which encodes MKIHLYQVVVVGISSVMLYLGIKEFINRETGQTLLKLFVRLTVWGGMGLIAIYPDFTLIIARIMGVVDNFNAVVLMGFLMVFLMLFKLLSAIEKIEQNVSEITRKEALHAAHERIEALRKEIKAQKENENTGQQKT
- a CDS encoding DUF808 domain-containing protein, coding for MPSGIFAILDDIAMLLDDASAMSKIAAKKTAGILGDDLAVNAEKATGFQASRELPVIWAITKGSLLNKIIILPAALLLSTYMDWLIVPILLLGGAYLCFEGAEKMYEWLAHRFAKNAHGDASHPSSTKKLSEKEKIRSAVRTDFILSIEIIVIALESVMDQQLVMQLLVVSFIALLATVGVYGLVALLVKLDDMGFYLVQYAQSITGLLSTLLTKVGKLLIASLPKLIRLLEFVGTIAMLLVGGGMYVHNIAVVHAGLHFMPTMLASLVAGLVVGSVVLFILHFAPKIKKK
- a CDS encoding YbaN family protein; this encodes MLPILLRLKNFFKQHLLIILGWFFVLLGIIGILLPVLPTTPFLLLASALFSKSSPRFHRMLLNNAWFGPIIQQWEANKTLSRKIKYRASFLIISIFSISIVCLEKKLHLQLLLIGIAFALLFFLWRIREQPE
- a CDS encoding DUF4139 domain-containing protein, producing MIDTISLCLLILLPFFAASSSTSIAAMPEKNAQEIVSTLADQTSVAVTIYNQDLALIRDAREISLKPGPQTLAFREVSAKIRPQTALLAAQGLHILEQNFEYDLLSPQSLLEKYIGQKVMLVKTHPTTGEESEQEATVLSSGSGTVLRVGDHIESGIPGRLIFPAVPANLRDRPTLTMLVDNKASKAQPVVLSYLTGGLSWQADYVAELGEDDTTLDLNGWVTLKNESGATYANAQLKLVAGDVNRVRENMHPLRMSRGTVLTESAMDTSMAEESMFEYHLYTLARPTTIKEKQSKQVALLQANGVQVQKEFVLDGQNYYYSNKAGDLGKKIKVGVFVELKNSKEAGIGQPLPAGIMRVYKKDSSGSLQFVGEDRIDHTPENETVRLKLGEAFDVTADKKQTDFKKLSGFSRYNYVYESAFEMVLKNAKEEAVTVRVQEPVPGDWEIIEESAPHVKESSSAAVWQLKVEPKSSTTLTWRVKVKY
- a CDS encoding glycosyltransferase family 2 protein, translating into MNTVIVIPVFNEAQAVGQVIEDVRAHGFPHIIVVDDGSADESWCMASAHDALTLRLKVNRGKGAAVKTGIMAANLLNADVVVTMDGDGQHDPADILPLITPILEGKSDVVLGSRLLQREEMPRIKVVANSIGNFFTWLFYGLLVSDSQSGFRAYSRYAALIIDTKADKYEYDSKVIREIKNNRLRFTEVPVHTRYTDYSKGKKTKQGFLNGLVTLYRMVWKLVA
- a CDS encoding NADH:flavin oxidoreductase, which gives rise to MNKLFTPTTINSLSLKNRFIRAATWEGLATPEGAVTPQLIDRMVMLAQGGVGLIISSHAYVAKEGQGTPWQLGVHEDGLVNGLKELTTAVHKNGGKIILQLAHAGQYAATELTKLPALSVSPLPSSTDVPYKEITQEDIAALIIAYAQAAQRAKAVGFDGVQLHAAHGYLLSQFLSPAFNQRTDAYGGDIANRARIHGEILQTIRETVGKDYPIFIKLNCADFIENGLEADDSLQAAKIFADAGADAIEVSGGIIRTGKLSPSRPGISTQEKEAYFREYAQCFKAELTIPLILVGGIKSLEVASGIVSEGTADYISLSRALIREPALVLRWQNGDLRPAQCRSDNLCFTPGFEGKGVSCVTKELEKKKISASQLKSEYS